The following is a genomic window from Mycolicibacterium sp. TY81.
CGACTGGGTGCTGCGCGGCGACAAGATCATGGTGGTCAACGCGCCGTTGGCCACCCACCTGCTCGTCACCGCACAGACACCCGGCGGCATCTCACTGTTCCTGGTCGACATCTCCGAGCCCCGCGAGGGGCTGGTAATGCACAGCTACCGCACCGTCGACGACCGTCGGGCCGCCGACCTGGAACTCCGCGACGTCCGGCTGCCGGGCGACGCGCTCCTCGGCGCCGAGGGCGAGGCGTGGCCGTCGATCGCCCAGGCCCGCGACGAGGGCGCCGCCGCAGTGTGCGCCGAAGCCGTCGGCAACATGCGGAAGGCGTTGGCGGACACCGTCGAATACGCCAAGCAGCGCCAGCAGTTCGGCCAGCCGATCGGCAGCTTCCAGGCCCTGCAGCATCGCATGGTCGACATGCACATGGAGCTCGAACAGTCCGTGTCGGCGGTGTACCTTGCCGTGCTCAACCTGGAAGCCGACGCGCACACCCGGGCACGCGCGGTTTCCGCGGCCAAGGCCACCGTCGGCCGCGCCGCGCGGTTCATCGGCCAGAACGCCGTACAGCTGCACGGCGGCATGGGTATGACCGAAGAGCTCGCCATCGGCCACTACTTCAAGCGGCTCACCGCCGTTCAGTACGAATACGGCTCCACCGACCACCACGTGACCCGCTACGCAGAACTGACCCGCGGCTGAGTTCGGCGCCGCGCAACTCTGGGTGTGCCCTCACCTGATCCGGCCGGACCGGATCAGGTGAGCGTCATCTGCTTCTGCGCGTACAGCTTTGCCCACTCGGCGCGCGGCCGGATCGACGTGTCGACGTCGACGGCTTTGGCGCGCAGGGCACCCGCCGTCGCCTGGTCCTTCGGGGTCAACTTGAACGGGTCCCAGCCGAAGAACCGGCAGGAGTTCTGCCAGGTGATCTTGTCGATGTCGGAATCGCTTGCGCCCGCGGCATTCAACTCGGCCAGCACCTGCTCGGGCGCATCGGGCCAGAAGCAGTCCGAGTGCGGATAGTCGCACTCCCAGGCGATGATGTCGATACCGATCTCGTGGCGCAGCTTCAGCGACGTCTTGTCGGTGACGTAGCACGCCAGCGAATGCTCACGGAAGACGTCACTGGGCAGCTTGTCCCCGAAGTCGCGGCGCAGCCATTTCTGGTTGGTGTAGTGCCGGTCGCTGCGATCCAGATAGAACGGGATCCAACCGATACCGCCTTCGGAGAACGCGAATTTCAGGTCCGGGTAGTTGCGCATCGCCGGGCCCCACAGCAGGTCCTGGGCGCACATCGCCGAGACCTGCGTGGCCAGGATGATCAGATTGTCGATCGGGGCGTCCTTGGCCATCGAGATCGCGCCGAAACCGGTGCCGATGTGCAGACACATCACCACGTTCTCTTCCGACAGGGTGCGGAACACCGGGCCCCAGTAGTCTTCGTCGAAGTAGCTGGGCAGGCCTTCCAAGTGCGGCAACTCGGGCATCGTCACCGCCCGGCACCCCTTCGCAGCGACGCGACGGATCTCACGGCACATCGCCTCCGGATTCCACGTCGGCAGGATCGCGATGGGGATGAACCGGTCCGGGTACGAACCGGCCCATTCATCGATGTGCCAGTCGTTGTAGGCCGACACCATCACCAGGGTGGCCTCTTCGCGGTGCATGTTCAGGTGCCGGGCCGAGAAACCGGTGAAGGTCGGGAAGCACATCGAGGCCAGGATGCCGTTGCGGTTCATGTCGCGCACCCGCTCGTGCACGTCGTAGACGCCGGGACGCATCTCTGCGAACCCGGCAGGATCGCGGCCCCACTCCTCGGCCGGCCAGGAGACCACGGCATTGAGGCCGCTCACCCCTTGCGGGCGCCCCTGGTACATCCACTGGTCGACGCCCTTGTCGTCGGTGACGACGATCGGCGCCTCGGGCTTGTACTTGTCCGGAACGTGGTTGACGAACATGTCGGGCGGCTCCACGACATGGTCATCGATGCTCACCAGGATCAGGTCGTCGGTATTCACTGGACTCCAATTGCTCCTCACGTGCGCGGCATCCTCACGTCCGCGCCTGCACACCTCAGTAGTACCGTCTACAGGCGTGACCGTCTCTGCACTTTCGGACAGAGGTTTATCTCAAACGGCCAAGATGTCCGAGCGGCCGGTGATCGAGCTGCGCCGCGGCGGCCGCGCCCTCGGCGGCAGCTACCTCTACGAGGGCGACGCGCTGATCACCGGCTGGCACTCGCACGAGGTGCACCAGATCGAATACGCACTGCACGGCCTCGTCGAGGTGGAAACCGATGTCGCCCACTATCTGCTGCCGCCGCAACAGGCCGCCTGGATACCGGCCGGCCTGCCCCATCAGGCGGTGATGAACCCCGACGTCCAGACCGTTGCCGTGATGTTCGATCCCGGCCTGATCTCGGACCGGTCGGACCGGGCTCGGATCATCGCCGTCTCCCCACTGATCCGCGAGATGATGATCTACGCGTTGCGGTGGCCCATCGACCGGCCGGACGGCGATGCCGTCTCCGACGGGTTTTTTCGCACCCTGGCGCATCTCGTCGCCGAAGCGCTGGACCACGAAGCGCCGCTGAGCCTGCCGACGTCCGAGCACCCGATCGTCGCCGCGGCGATGGCCTACACGAAAGCGCATCTGGCTTCGGCAACGGCCGAACAGGTGAGCCGCGCGGTCGCGGTGTCGCAGCGGTCGCTGCGCCGGCTGTTCCAGGAGTCCATCGGATTATCTTGGCGGACTTATCTTCTCAACGCCCGGATGCTCCGGGCGATGGCGTTGCTGACAGAACCGGGGCAGTCGGTGCAGGCCACTGCCACCGCGGTCGGCTTCGAGAGCCTGAGCGCGTTCACCCGCTGCTTCACCCAGTTCAGCGGGCAGTCACCGTCGGGTTACCGGCGCCAGACCGCGGAGACGGCGCGCGCGCCGCACGAGTCGCGATAAGGGTCGCGATCACGGCCGGTCAGCCATCTCCCAGGTGCGATCACATCGCACCTGGGTCTCGGCGATCAACCGCGCGTTCGGCTCGTCGACCGCACGGACCCAGTGCTCGGCCGCGATCAAACTGCGTCCGCCGGCGATGTGGCGCGCAAGCAGTCGCTGCCGCCGCACCTCGTCGGCGCCGCTGAGGTAGTTCAGCCGATCGATCAGCTCCCGCGCACCGGCAAAGCCGTTGGACGGCAACGCCAGATAGTTCCCCTCCGTGACCACGAGCCGGGCCGCCGCGGGCACAACCAGTCCGGCCGCGACAGACTCCTCCATCGCCCGATCGAACCGTGGCACATAGACATCGGCAGTCTGATACGCGTCCCGCACCCGAGCCAGCGCCACCAGGAAACCGGCCGCATCGAAGGTGTCCGGGGCACCCTTACGGCCTTTGCGGCCGAGCCGCGCCAGCTGCGCATTGGCGAGATGAAAGCCATCCATGGGCAGTAGGGCCGCGAAATCATGCTGCGCGGAATTGAATTCATCGACGAGATGTGCGGCCGCGGTCGACTTGCCGACACCCGGTGGCCCGGTGAGGCCGACGACCACCCGGCCCGACCGCTCATCGAGCAGTCGGGCGACATCGTCCGTCAAGCGGGCCATGGCGCGGACATTAGCCGTTCGGCGCGTCCAAGTCGAAGACGTCCAGCACGCGATACCGGCAATGTCACCGGCGCTGCGGCTCGGGCGCACACGCCGTCAACAGCTCCGTGCCGTCCTTGCCCGCGACATCAGCGGGACTCAGCCAGCCGAATCCCTGGAACCAGTAGGTATCCGGTGCATGCCGGCCCGACTCGGTGACGGCCGGACCGAGGTCGGTTGTGGTGGTTTCCGGCTCCCCGCTGGGGCGGTAGACCCGCAGCAGCACCGTTTTCCGGGTCCGCCAGTCGAATCCGCCGGGCAGCGGCCGTGCCACAGCGAAGCCGGGGTACGGCCCGGTGGCGGTCAGGGAGTCGAACGGGACGGCATTGCGTGCGGCGGCAGCCAGTACCAGATCCGTCTGACCGGGCTGGAACGTCAGGATCACCGCGTCCACCGGACCGCAGTACCGGCCGGGCCAGATTCGCAACGTGCCGTCGGTGACGCGCACCCCGAAAACCCTCGGCAGTTGCCGGCCCCGCGCGGGGTCACGCGAACAGAGCGTCAGGAACTTCGTGCCGTCCCGGGCCGCGACGCCCGCAGGATTGAGCCAACCGATGCCCTCGAACCAGTAGGTGTCCGGCGGATGCCGGTCCGATTCCGTGATCGCCTCGCCCAGCTTGCTGACACCGCCGAATGATCGTGGCGACTGCGGAAAGACGGACACGGTGTCCGCGGTGCGCCAGTCGAATCCGGCGGGCAGCGGCGTCACCACATCGAACCCTGGATAGGGCCCGCCGACGGTGAGGTACTCGACTTCGACGCCGGGGTTCGGCGGAGTCGTGCGTGCACCGATGGCTTCCGGCAATGGCGTCGCCTCGAGCTTCAGTTCCGCCTTGGCGCGGCCATCGATGTTGAAGGTGACGTTGACGGCCGTCGTGCCGCGGCATGGTGAGCCGGTCCACACCCGCAGTTGTCCGTCGGTCACCCGGACTCCGAATTGCACCGGTAGCGACGGCTTCCCCAGGGGGTCACAGCCGCACAACGCCAGCAGCGTCACGAAAGCCACACCGAGACAGTGGATTCGCCGGATCACGAGTAACCCCCGTCCGATGCGCCGGCGTTGGTCTCGAACGGATTTCGGCGGCCGGTGAGCTTTTCGGCGGCCAGACTGATCGCGTACTGCTTGGCGAATTCCACGGGTCCCAACGCGGCCCACTGTCCCGAGTGCCGCTCTTCGTGATGCAGGATGCGATCG
Proteins encoded in this region:
- a CDS encoding acyl-CoA dehydrogenase family protein, yielding MDFTFSAEQELLRDGLSKFLAGRYDLETSRAAAKSGPGWQPDIWQSFAEELGILGAALPEDAGGIGGGPVEVMLIAEALGHALVIEPYVDTAVVAAGLLLRSGSPVAGPILAEIASGTAVVALAAAEAHSGDRWQDVQTTASRDGDDWVLRGDKIMVVNAPLATHLLVTAQTPGGISLFLVDISEPREGLVMHSYRTVDDRRAADLELRDVRLPGDALLGAEGEAWPSIAQARDEGAAAVCAEAVGNMRKALADTVEYAKQRQQFGQPIGSFQALQHRMVDMHMELEQSVSAVYLAVLNLEADAHTRARAVSAAKATVGRAARFIGQNAVQLHGGMGMTEELAIGHYFKRLTAVQYEYGSTDHHVTRYAELTRG
- a CDS encoding helix-turn-helix transcriptional regulator gives rise to the protein MSERPVIELRRGGRALGGSYLYEGDALITGWHSHEVHQIEYALHGLVEVETDVAHYLLPPQQAAWIPAGLPHQAVMNPDVQTVAVMFDPGLISDRSDRARIIAVSPLIREMMIYALRWPIDRPDGDAVSDGFFRTLAHLVAEALDHEAPLSLPTSEHPIVAAAMAYTKAHLASATAEQVSRAVAVSQRSLRRLFQESIGLSWRTYLLNARMLRAMALLTEPGQSVQATATAVGFESLSAFTRCFTQFSGQSPSGYRRQTAETARAPHESR
- a CDS encoding amidohydrolase family protein, with product MNTDDLILVSIDDHVVEPPDMFVNHVPDKYKPEAPIVVTDDKGVDQWMYQGRPQGVSGLNAVVSWPAEEWGRDPAGFAEMRPGVYDVHERVRDMNRNGILASMCFPTFTGFSARHLNMHREEATLVMVSAYNDWHIDEWAGSYPDRFIPIAILPTWNPEAMCREIRRVAAKGCRAVTMPELPHLEGLPSYFDEDYWGPVFRTLSEENVVMCLHIGTGFGAISMAKDAPIDNLIILATQVSAMCAQDLLWGPAMRNYPDLKFAFSEGGIGWIPFYLDRSDRHYTNQKWLRRDFGDKLPSDVFREHSLACYVTDKTSLKLRHEIGIDIIAWECDYPHSDCFWPDAPEQVLAELNAAGASDSDIDKITWQNSCRFFGWDPFKLTPKDQATAGALRAKAVDVDTSIRPRAEWAKLYAQKQMTLT
- a CDS encoding nucleoside/nucleotide kinase family protein — encoded protein: MACWTSSTWTRRTANVRAMARLTDDVARLLDERSGRVVVGLTGPPGVGKSTAAAHLVDEFNSAQHDFAALLPMDGFHLANAQLARLGRKGRKGAPDTFDAAGFLVALARVRDAYQTADVYVPRFDRAMEESVAAGLVVPAAARLVVTEGNYLALPSNGFAGARELIDRLNYLSGADEVRRQRLLARHIAGGRSLIAAEHWVRAVDEPNARLIAETQVRCDRTWEMADRP